Below is a genomic region from Nitrosopumilus sp. b3.
TTGATGATTAAAGTCCTATTTCTACTTCACTAATTGGTTGCTGCCTTTATTGCGTCATGCAATTCCATTTTGCGTGTTTCAATAATCCCTCTAATTTCAAATGTATCTACAAACCCTCCAGCTGATGCACGTGTAGCTTTGAGCAAATAATGCAATGCCCCTTCTTCAATTTTTCCTACATAATACCCATAAAGAAAATCTAATTCATCATTGCATTTCCAAATCTGTTTAATGTTTGGAAATGTTTGATTTATTTCAGTTGGGATTTCTAAAATCCTTCTTTTGATGTATTCGTCAAGTGATTTTCTAATTGATGAATCTTGAAACAATTCTAAATTTGATTGGCATTACTTGCTTTTTAGTCCTTTTTCTCATCTTTTGTTTTTTCATTATCTGGGTTATCCCACATATGCATGGTGCCTCTAATCATAAAGGATCCAACAATTATCGCTACTAGTCCTCCAACTATAAACACAAAAAACTTTCCAATATCTTTGATGCTTGCCAATATTGGTATTTTGTAATCAGTCTAATTAAATTGTCTAAAACAATTCAATTAGATTCAATAATGAGTTTAGACATAACTAAGATATGTCCAAAATTAAACAAATTGCAGCTTGGATTGGAATTATTGGAGGAGGTATCGCGTTTTTCTTCTTTTCAATAGAGATGGCTGAATTTATGCGATAATATTCAAAACTAAAAACATTATAGATATCCAGAGTAACGGTCTTTGTGATTACCCACGAAATTAAGGATTTTTTAGATCTTCAAAAGCTTGGTTATGTTGCAACTGTAAACTCTGATGGTGCTCCTAATCTTTCACCAAAGGGAACTATTGTTGGATGGACTGACAAAACATTGGCTTTTGCTGACATTCGCTCCCCTGACACAATGAATAATTTACAAACAAACCCTCATGTGGAGATTAATGTGATTGATCCACTAGTACGAAAAGGTTATTTGTTTAAGGGTGAGGCTCAAATAATTCGCGATAAGATACTGTTTGAGAAAATCCTCAATCATTATAGGGATAAGGGTGTCAAGAGCCCAATTAATTCGATTGTTCTCGTGACTGTCTCAGATGTTTCTAAAGTTACGTCCCCCTTGTACGATTTGGGAATCTCTGAGGGAGAAATAAAATCAAAATGGAAAAAACATTTTGCGAATCTATGATTCTTCTAGTTTTTTAGACAATGCTTTGATTTCATCTAATTCTTTTTTTGTTTCTTGATGGTCTTCTCTTTCTTTTTCTAAGAGTAGTTGAACTGTTTCTAATTCTTTTTCTGTCATGCTAAGTTTTGATTTTAATGAACCCACTACCGCACTTGCAGCTTCAATTATTCCTGCAGAGCTTTTATCACTTGATTTTTCTCCTGCGATAAACTCTTTTTCTTTAGGGGTTAAAACATCGGTGTCTTGGAATTGCTCTTTTTTATTTAGTTCTTCTTTTGCGTTATACAGTCTTGAATTTGCCTCATCTAATTCCTTTTGAGCGTCGATTTGTTGCTTTCTTATGTTGTGTAATTCTATTTTTCCTTGCTCGACTTCTTCTTTTATCTCGTCTTGTTTTTTTGTAAATTCAGATAGTTCTTGCTTTAGTTTTTCCAAGTTCTCTTCTGTTTGCTTGAATTCTTCAATTGATTTTGAATCTTTAATCTTCTCTGCATTTTTTACCCTCTCTGCCATCTCCTTGCATTCTCTCTGAATAATGTCATGCTCCATCTTTTTTTGATTGAGTTCTTTTTTGACTAGCATTAAATTTCCAACTGTAGAATCATACTCTTTTTTTACTGATTGAATTTTTTCTGTAATGGTATCTAATTCTGTCTGTTTTGACCTGTACTCTTGCTGTAATTTTTCTACTTCTGATTCTAATTCTTCTTTTAGGACATACTCTTCACTGCTTTGAGATATTGTCTCTGCTTCCTCGTCTTTCTTCTTACCAAAAAGTCCCATGATACTCAACTATTATTTCCAAGAGATGAACGTTTCTTTACTCCTTCTTTACTCGAGTCCTGATAAACTTTAGATAAAATCCAATTCCTCCAATAATCAAGCCTCCAAAAAGGGACATTATGCCTAATTCTGGCATATCTGGGTAGATATTTGGTGCTAGAAATAGCATCAGTGCCCCTAAAATTATCAAGGCAAATCCTCCACTGTTTTTTGATTTATTATGATCAGCATGAACCATGACTAAACATACTCTGAAAGTGTTTTTGCTACTTGCTTTCTTCCGATGTCTGAAATGAATGGTCCTATCTTTGGTCCTCTTGATGTCCCGAGAATTATTTGGTAGAGTATTTTGAAGAAATCCTTTGGTTGGATATCATTTGATTTTGCAATTTGGTATATTGTATTTTGAATATCCTCAGGTTCTGCTTCTCCTCCAAGTTCATCTACTAAAATTTTTAGTGCTTTTCTTGTCGTATCGTCTAAATCAACTTGAATTTTTTCTTGCTCATCAAATTCATTTGAATAATTCCCTGCAAGTTCTATGAGTTTCTCTATTTCAGGTTCTGGGTTTTTTATAACTCCATAATCAAGTAATTTCTTCATTACTCTTTCAGCTCTGTTTTCTTTGAATATTTTTGCAAGTTCAATTAATAGTCTATAGTTTACATGTGTCGCAGATTGTTTTGGGGGATCTAGGAGATTTACATACTCATAGAGCCCTTTTGATTTTGTAAGTTTTGCCTGGTTGTCTACCTTGATTCGTCCAAAGTAAATGTCTTCTAATTCATTGTATTCAGTCATTAATGATGGAATATCTTCAAATCCCAATTCTCTAGCACCTGTGATTCTTTTGTATAATAATAATAGAATTGACTTGGGACTGCCAAACTCTAACCATTTTTGTGCTGTAATTACATTTCCAAGTGATTTTGAAATTTTCTTTCCTCCTTTGTCTAAGAACATTTCATATTTTACATGATGTGGATGTGGGAATCCTAAAATTTCATCTGCAACCCAGTCATTTACTTTTACTGAATCCATGATGTCTTTTCCATATGCTTCAAATCTAATGTCAAATGCTGCCCATCTTGCAGCAAATTCTACCTTCCATGCTAGTTTTCCCAAGTCCTTTGTAATGTCTGCCTCCCCTTGGTGACCGCACCCTTTGATCATTTTTGAGCCGATTTCTGCATCATGGCAATGATATTTGACTTTCTTCTCGTCTGCAATGTATTCTGTAGCTTCTGCTGTGTATAGGCGACTACAATTTGCACAAACTGGAAAATATGGTAAATATTTTTGATATTTCTCTTGTCCTACAAGATCTGAAATCTTATCTCCAATCTTTGTACTGTTTTGTAATATTGTGTGGATTTGTTCTTGAAGTAATCCCTTCTTGTAAGTATCCACTGCTCTTCTAAATTCATATTTTATTCCAACTTTGTCTAGTCCATCTAAAAGAATACTGCTCATATGCATTCCATACGAATCGTGACATCCATAAGGATCAGGAATCAATGAAACTGGCTTTGCTAAGTGCTCTTCAAGAGAATCAGGGAATCCCTCGGGAATTTTTCGTAATCCGTCAAGGTCATCTGAATATGCAATTAAATCTGATTTGTAACCAAAATTCTCCAGTGCAAGTTTGACGCCGTAAGCTCTTACTGCATCACCTAAACTTCCAATATGTGGAACACCTGATGCTCCAAGACCACTTTCTACTCTTATAATGTCTAAGTTCCTTCCAAGTGATTTTTCACGTTCAATTAATTCTGAAGCTAGTTTATCTATCCAAGTTCCTTTTCCAATAATTTTCTGTTCAGACATTTCCACTAATTCAATGTCTTGGACATGTATGGCCCATATAACGAATACCCTAATTTTTGATAATATTCTCTTGTACCAACGGCACTAATCACTAGAATCTTCTTTGCATCGAACTCTTCTTTGGATATCTTTTCAGCTTCTTGCATTAGATTTTTTCCAAGACCTGTATGCTGTATTTCGTTTTCTTCTTTTTCTCCAAGCTTTAAGGATTTTCCATACACGTGGATTTCTCTTACAATGCAACTATCTTTACCCACTTCGTCTCTGTGAGCTTCACTGCTTGGTTTTCTTAGTCTCAAAAATCCGTAAATTGACTCATTTTTGTCCTCATAAGATAGGAATATTTCTTTTCCTCCGGATGAATCATAATCAATCCTCTTTAGTTTCACATCTTTTGGATCTGATTTTTTGTTTGATAGTCCTGCTTCTCTGCATCTAATACATTTGCATACTAGACCCTGCTTGGCTAAATTCTGATGAACAATCTGTCTTAGGTTACCTGATTTTGGACCTGCAATAATTTCTTTGGGTGATATCTCTCTTTGTATTCTCATAATTCTGACCCATTTTGGAATGTCCTTTTTTACTTCTGTTAAAACTTTGATCATGTCTTCATCTGAATATGGAATGTATTTTCCTTGTTTGTATTCTTCATAGAGTGGGGTGTTTTCAATAACTAATGATGGATAAATTTTCAGCATATCTGGACGTAGTTGTGAATCTGAAAATAGTTTTTTAAAATCTACAATGTCTCCTTCTGGAGTCATTGTTGGTAATCCTGGCATCATGTGTGCCACAATTTTGTATCCTGCATCTTTAGAAATTTGAAATGATTCTACAACATCTTTGTAATTATGCCCTCTGTTCACTATTTGATAAACTCGTTCTTGTAGTGATTGCACGCCAATCTCTATTCTTGTAATTCCGTAGTTTAGCATTAAATCTACGTGTTCTTTTTTACAATAATCTGGTTTTGTTTCAATTGTAAATCCTACGTTTCTGATTGCAGCATGCTCATTATTTGATTTGGCCTCTTCCAAAGTTTTTGAATCTGTTCCATTTAGTGCATCATAGCATGACTTGATGAAATTTTCTTGATAGTCTTTTGGCATGAAAAGAAAAGTTCCACCTACAATCACAACTTCCATTTTGGATGGATCATGTCCAAACGAAATTAGTTTTTTAATTTTTGAAGTGATTTGTAATTTAGGATCAAACTCGTTTTCAATTGCATTAAGTGATGATGGCTCTTTTCCAGTATAGCTATTTGGAGAATTGTATTCTATTCCGCCTGGACAATATGTACATCTTCCATGTGGACATGCGTATGGTTTAGGCATCAATGCAACAACTGATACCCCTGATGCAGTCTTTGCTGGTTTTCTTAGCAGTACTTTTCTTAATTTGTTAAAATCTGATTCTTTTGCCATTGATAGAATTTCATAATTTCTCGGAATTCTTTCTAGAGCATATTTGGTGCAAATTTTTATGATTTCTTCTTTCACCTGTTTTTTACTTGGTTCATTAATTGTTAGAAGATTCTGAGTAATTTCACTACATGCCTTTGATAATACGGGGTCTAGATTACTCATGTTTCTTCATCTTAATTTGGACATAAATTCGTTAAATAACTTGGCCTATACGCTGACTATTTTTGTCTATTTGTTTTTCTTTTTGGTTTGACATTCTTTCTAGCTGGCTTTCTCTTTACCGCCTTTTTCTTTGCTGCAGTCTTTCTAGCTGGCTTTCTCTTTACCGCCTTTTTCTTTGCTGCAGTCTTGATCTCTTTGAGATTTTTTAATTTCTCTATCTCATTTTTTATCATGCTCATCTCTTCATGAATATATTTTTGAGGATCTAGTTTTGAATAAACAAAGTCTATAATTTTCCTATAATCTGCTCCTTTATCTGTACGAACCAAAAACAATTCATTGGAATTTATTGGAATGCTAATGATTGCAGCTTTTTCAAATTCTGTAATTGCTGATCTTTCTTTGCCAATTTTGTATGCCAAATTAGTATAGATGTCTCTTTTTTGTAATGAATAATGAATTGACATCTTACTGTCATCCCCAACTAGTAGTTGCTCGACATTTTCTTTATGCCCTCCAGCAACAATTTCACCTTTGACATTAGCAACTGCTGCAAACTTTACTTGTGGTTGCAGATTTAGAACTTGTTTTGTTAAATCTTTGTAATTAACCGCCAACTCTTCCACCAAAATTTCTCTTTGAATACATACTTTATCAAAAGGAATTTTCTATATAATCTAAGGTACTGTTTGTTTATTCTGGTTTATGCTCAATACTTTGCTCGGCTGCACCAGAATTACTTTTTTGCTCTTTTCTGTATTCCATCTTTAACCATAACGGTGTGATGATAGTTGTTACTGCTACCATGATGATAATTGTAGAGTATACCTCTGATGTGAGAATTCCTGCTGTTACTCCTACACCTGCAACAATTAGTCCGACTTCTCCTCTAGAAATCATCCCAATTCCAACTCGCATTCCTTGCTGTTTATTTTTCAAAAATAGTATTGCTGGTAGACCGCAACCAAACAATTTTGTCACAACTGCAACTACGATAACTATTCCACTCAACATTAACACATTCAAATCTACTGCCCTTAGGTCCACCTGTGCACCAATGATGGCAAAGAATAGCGGTGCAAAAATTAATCCAACCTTTCCAATATAATTTTCTACTTTTTCAAATACTTTGGTAGTTGATAATGCCATTCCTACTGCAAATGCCCCGACAATCGGTGATAGTCCTATGGATCCTGCAAGCGCTGCTGCTCCAAAGAACGATGCAGTTGCAATTCCTTCTACACTCCCTTTTGCTTTCCATAATCTTGGTGTGATAATTTTTGGAATTACAACTACTGCAACAACTAGCATTATTGCAAAGAATCCTAGTACTTGTAATATTGTAATTACTACCTGACTAATCTCTATGTCTTCAACGCCTCCACCTGATCCTGCAATGGATGATACTACTGATAATACTGCAATTGCTAGAATGTCGTCTACTACTGCTGCACCTATGATGAGTCTTGCTTCTGGTGTTTTTATTTTACCAAATTCACTTAGAACTTGAATTGATATTGCAATGCTAGTAGCAGTTAGTGCTGTTGCGATAAGCATTGATTGCAATGCGTCAAATCCAAACATTTGAAAAACTACAAGACCTGCAAAAAATGGAACTATTACTCCAAGTGACCCAACCGTGAAAGATGCTTTCCCTCCTTTGAGGAATTCTTTTGGAGTCATTTCTAATCCTGCCATGAACAAAATTACAATTGCACCCATCTCTCCTAGAATTCTTATCTCATCGTTGATCTGAAGTAATTGTCTGCCGTCAACAACAAAAAATGCTCCAAGCGCAAACGGTCCTACTATCATTCCTGCCAAAAGTTCTCCTAAAACAATTGGAAGTTTTAATCTAAGGAAAAGTTCTGCCATTAGTTTAGCTGCAAAAAGAAGAATGCCTATACCGATAATTGTCTCAATTAGATGTGCTTCTGCCATTGCCTTACACCCTTCTAGGAATCTACCATATAAGCTAAATTAGGTTGAAAATAATTTTGTTGTTTGTAAATTAAGCAATTTTTATCGAGTTTACAAAAACTCCTTTCTTGGAAACTATTTGTCCTATCTCTTGACTTGATATTTTGTGTTTTTTGAAGATTGATTTGATTCTTGTTTCCTGGTTTTTTGGTGCTATTACGCAGAACCCTACCCCCATGTTGAAAGTCTTGTACATTTCATCAGGCTTTACTCCCTGCTCTTCCACCAATCCCATTATTGGTGGAATTTTTGGTAGCGAATCAATCTCATATCCTATGTTTTTGAGGCGTAATAGTTTGGTAAATGCACCCCCAGTAATATGTGCCAGACCATTTACTTTGCATTTTTGAATTATTTCAAGAACCGGATTTGTGTATATCTCAGTAGGCTTTAGTAATGCGTCTCCTATTTTTCCAACTCCTTTAACTTTGTCTTTGACAGAATATTTTCCTAAGATCGCTTTTCTTGCAAGTGAGTATCCGTTTGAATGAATTCCTGTGCTGTTTGCACCAATAATTACATCTCCTGATTTTATTTTATTTCCTAACACCAAATTTTTTCTCTCAACCAGTCCTACAACCATTCCTGCCAAATCAAATGCAAATCCTTTTCCTTCAATTACATCAGGCATTATTGCAGTCTCTCCTCCAACTATTGGCATTGAAGATTTCTTTGCACCTTTTACCAATCCTTCTACAATTTTTTTGAATATTGTTACATCATTTTTGTTTGCAGCAATATAATCTACAAATGAAATTGGTGTTGCACCAATACAGATTATGTCATTAACATTCATTGCAACACAATCAATTCCTATGGTGTTGTATTTTTTCATCATGTTTGCAATTACTACTTTGGTTCCAACACCGTCTGTATGAGTTGCCAATAGTTTTCCTCCTGGAATCTCTACAATTCCTGCATAATGTCCAAACCCATGAGCTATCTTTGCTTTTTTCTGAAGCTTGTGAGTTGATGCAATTAGTTTCCCTATTGCTTGTTGACTCTGTTTAATTTTAGAAATGTCCACTCCTGCTTTTTTGTAGGTTAGGGCCATAGTTTGATGCGTATTTGCTGTGAATAAAAGAATTTGCCTATTGTTTCGATCACATATACATTCCAGCTATCTCTTCTCTGTGCTCCACATATTTCTGAGATAACTCACTAAACTCTGTGTGAATTCTATCTTTTTCATCTTGGAGTTGTTTTGTATCGATATCCATGTCATAGAATCGATTTATGGCCTCAATTAGTGTGGCTGCAGCACCTGAATCAGGTGCCACTTTGTTTGCTTTTGCTAGTAGTGTCACTCCTTTGATTTCTCTTACTAGGCATTCATTTAGTATTCCTCCTGGAATTCCTGTGATGAATCCTTGGGGAATCATACTGATATCTTTCTCTGCCATAGTTCTAACCAAATCTTCTTCAGCTGCACAATATGCTTTCTCATCATGCTCTGTACTTGCAACCCCGTCTAGAATTACAATTTCTTTTGATCCTTTTTGTGCTGCCCAGTCTAAAATTGATTCCACTAAATAATACAATCCTTCCATTCTCAAAGTTATCTCACAAATTATTGCACAAATCGTTCCATCTTGATTTGCATAAAATCGGAATGGGTGACGTAATCTTCCTCTCATGAATACTGTTGATGGTGGTAAATATTTTGATCTCATCACCCCTATTTGTTGCATCTCTAGTTTTTCAATAATATGGTTTATTGCAAGAGGGCCTACTAGGCCTGCTCCTACAAACCCTGCAAAAATTATTGGGCTATTTAATTCTGCTTTCTTTATCTCAAAGACTTCGGCTTCTGGAAATTCTTTCTGCACTGCTTACGTCGATTTGTTCTATCTAATTACTTTTCTGCATAAACAGATTCAACATAGTTCGTCCTTTGTCTGTGATTGTGTAGATCATGTTTGGACCAACTGCTTCTTTTTTGATAAAGTTGTAATCTACACATAGATGTAGATAATTTAGAAATGACTTTTTCATTCTGATTTTTGATTTTGAATACAAATCAGAAAATGTCATAGGGTTTCCTCTTAGTTGGTATAGCAACTTTATCAAAGATAGTGTGCTAAAATCCCGTGTTCTTGCTTTTACTGCATCCAGAACTTGCTCGTCTCTTTGTATGATAAAATCTCCGAATTGATCTGCCACTTCTAGTGGCACATATGTTAGTCTTGCTCGCATCATACCGTATTGTACGGTACATTACCTTATTAGTCTTTGACTTGAGCTTTGCTTGTCTTTCTAGCTGGTTTTTTTACACCTTGATCGTGCCTGGCTTTATCTAAAACTCTATTGCGATCTGATTTTTAATTGTGGCAAAAAACATTCCTCATAAATAGGACATTTTTTTGAAATTAATTGTGAAGAAAATAGAGGCAATAATCAAAAGAAAAACTTTCACTACAATTAAGACAAATCTGAATATTTTGGGGACATATGTAATTGACAAACGAAATTTAGATGATAGTGATATTTATGATGAGGCAAAAGGTTCTCGAATTGGTTCTACTGGATTAAAATCAATACCTTTGGCAAAAATTGAGATTGTCGTATCTGACAAAGATGCAAGAAAAGTTGTAGAGATGATTTCCAAAAATTCTGGCCTTTCATCTGATCATGGTGGAAAAATATTCGTTTCAGAAATGGAAGAGGTTGTGGATATGGAAACACTTGATGCAAAGCAAGACTTGGAAATGTTTTCAGAAGAAAAAATAGAATCTAAACCCTTGCCTAAACGAAGTAGATTTGTTCCGTTACAGAAATTTACTTTACATAAACTACAAACCGTTTATGAAGAAAACAAAGAAAAACTGCGAGATGATTATAGAATAAAATCTTTTAGTGATTTTGTAAATTATTGCATT
It encodes:
- a CDS encoding pyridoxamine 5'-phosphate oxidase family protein — encoded protein: MITHEIKDFLDLQKLGYVATVNSDGAPNLSPKGTIVGWTDKTLAFADIRSPDTMNNLQTNPHVEINVIDPLVRKGYLFKGEAQIIRDKILFEKILNHYRDKGVKSPINSIVLVTVSDVSKVTSPLYDLGISEGEIKSKWKKHFANL
- a CDS encoding DNA repair protein — its product is MGLFGKKKDEEAETISQSSEEYVLKEELESEVEKLQQEYRSKQTELDTITEKIQSVKKEYDSTVGNLMLVKKELNQKKMEHDIIQRECKEMAERVKNAEKIKDSKSIEEFKQTEENLEKLKQELSEFTKKQDEIKEEVEQGKIELHNIRKQQIDAQKELDEANSRLYNAKEELNKKEQFQDTDVLTPKEKEFIAGEKSSDKSSAGIIEAASAVVGSLKSKLSMTEKELETVQLLLEKEREDHQETKKELDEIKALSKKLEES
- the lysS gene encoding lysine--tRNA ligase — encoded protein: MSEQKIIGKGTWIDKLASELIEREKSLGRNLDIIRVESGLGASGVPHIGSLGDAVRAYGVKLALENFGYKSDLIAYSDDLDGLRKIPEGFPDSLEEHLAKPVSLIPDPYGCHDSYGMHMSSILLDGLDKVGIKYEFRRAVDTYKKGLLQEQIHTILQNSTKIGDKISDLVGQEKYQKYLPYFPVCANCSRLYTAEATEYIADEKKVKYHCHDAEIGSKMIKGCGHQGEADITKDLGKLAWKVEFAARWAAFDIRFEAYGKDIMDSVKVNDWVADEILGFPHPHHVKYEMFLDKGGKKISKSLGNVITAQKWLEFGSPKSILLLLYKRITGARELGFEDIPSLMTEYNELEDIYFGRIKVDNQAKLTKSKGLYEYVNLLDPPKQSATHVNYRLLIELAKIFKENRAERVMKKLLDYGVIKNPEPEIEKLIELAGNYSNEFDEQEKIQVDLDDTTRKALKILVDELGGEAEPEDIQNTIYQIAKSNDIQPKDFFKILYQIILGTSRGPKIGPFISDIGRKQVAKTLSEYV
- a CDS encoding tRNA uridine(34) 5-carboxymethylaminomethyl modification radical SAM/GNAT enzyme Elp3, which encodes MSNLDPVLSKACSEITQNLLTINEPSKKQVKEEIIKICTKYALERIPRNYEILSMAKESDFNKLRKVLLRKPAKTASGVSVVALMPKPYACPHGRCTYCPGGIEYNSPNSYTGKEPSSLNAIENEFDPKLQITSKIKKLISFGHDPSKMEVVIVGGTFLFMPKDYQENFIKSCYDALNGTDSKTLEEAKSNNEHAAIRNVGFTIETKPDYCKKEHVDLMLNYGITRIEIGVQSLQERVYQIVNRGHNYKDVVESFQISKDAGYKIVAHMMPGLPTMTPEGDIVDFKKLFSDSQLRPDMLKIYPSLVIENTPLYEEYKQGKYIPYSDEDMIKVLTEVKKDIPKWVRIMRIQREISPKEIIAGPKSGNLRQIVHQNLAKQGLVCKCIRCREAGLSNKKSDPKDVKLKRIDYDSSGGKEIFLSYEDKNESIYGFLRLRKPSSEAHRDEVGKDSCIVREIHVYGKSLKLGEKEENEIQHTGLGKNLMQEAEKISKEEFDAKKILVISAVGTREYYQKLGYSLYGPYMSKTLN
- a CDS encoding DUF6659 family protein translates to MEELAVNYKDLTKQVLNLQPQVKFAAVANVKGEIVAGGHKENVEQLLVGDDSKMSIHYSLQKRDIYTNLAYKIGKERSAITEFEKAAIISIPINSNELFLVRTDKGADYRKIIDFVYSKLDPQKYIHEEMSMIKNEIEKLKNLKEIKTAAKKKAVKRKPARKTAAKKKAVKRKPARKNVKPKRKTNRQK
- a CDS encoding cation:proton antiporter yields the protein MAEAHLIETIIGIGILLFAAKLMAELFLRLKLPIVLGELLAGMIVGPFALGAFFVVDGRQLLQINDEIRILGEMGAIVILFMAGLEMTPKEFLKGGKASFTVGSLGVIVPFFAGLVVFQMFGFDALQSMLIATALTATSIAISIQVLSEFGKIKTPEARLIIGAAVVDDILAIAVLSVVSSIAGSGGGVEDIEISQVVITILQVLGFFAIMLVVAVVVIPKIITPRLWKAKGSVEGIATASFFGAAALAGSIGLSPIVGAFAVGMALSTTKVFEKVENYIGKVGLIFAPLFFAIIGAQVDLRAVDLNVLMLSGIVIVVAVVTKLFGCGLPAILFLKNKQQGMRVGIGMISRGEVGLIVAGVGVTAGILTSEVYSTIIIMVAVTTIITPLWLKMEYRKEQKSNSGAAEQSIEHKPE
- the purM gene encoding phosphoribosylformylglycinamidine cyclo-ligase; translation: MALTYKKAGVDISKIKQSQQAIGKLIASTHKLQKKAKIAHGFGHYAGIVEIPGGKLLATHTDGVGTKVVIANMMKKYNTIGIDCVAMNVNDIICIGATPISFVDYIAANKNDVTIFKKIVEGLVKGAKKSSMPIVGGETAIMPDVIEGKGFAFDLAGMVVGLVERKNLVLGNKIKSGDVIIGANSTGIHSNGYSLARKAILGKYSVKDKVKGVGKIGDALLKPTEIYTNPVLEIIQKCKVNGLAHITGGAFTKLLRLKNIGYEIDSLPKIPPIMGLVEEQGVKPDEMYKTFNMGVGFCVIAPKNQETRIKSIFKKHKISSQEIGQIVSKKGVFVNSIKIA
- a CDS encoding PAC2 family protein, whose translation is MQKEFPEAEVFEIKKAELNSPIIFAGFVGAGLVGPLAINHIIEKLEMQQIGVMRSKYLPPSTVFMRGRLRHPFRFYANQDGTICAIICEITLRMEGLYYLVESILDWAAQKGSKEIVILDGVASTEHDEKAYCAAEEDLVRTMAEKDISMIPQGFITGIPGGILNECLVREIKGVTLLAKANKVAPDSGAAATLIEAINRFYDMDIDTKQLQDEKDRIHTEFSELSQKYVEHREEIAGMYM
- a CDS encoding P-II family nitrogen regulator gives rise to the protein MKLIVKKIEAIIKRKTFTTIKTNLNILGTYVIDKRNLDDSDIYDEAKGSRIGSTGLKSIPLAKIEIVVSDKDARKVVEMISKNSGLSSDHGGKIFVSEMEEVVDMETLDAKQDLEMFSEEKIESKPLPKRSRFVPLQKFTLHKLQTVYEENKEKLRDDYRIKSFSDFVNYCIVKSLPTLEKQLKNPTIVYENNFGDF